CGGGCGGGCGGCGGTGGAGGCCGCACGGGCGCACCGGCCGGACGTCGCGCTGCTGGACATCCGGATGCCGGGACTGGACGGGCTGGCCGCCTGCGAGGAGCTGGCGCGGGTGGCGCCGGAGACCGCGGTGGCGATGCTCACCACCTTCTCCGAGGACGCCTATGTCGCCCGGGCGCTGGGCGGCGGCGCGACCGGCTTCCTGCTCAAGTCGGGTGACCCGTACGAACTGCTCGCGGGGGTACGGGCGGTCGCGGGCGGCGGAGCGTTCCTGTCACCCGCGGTGGCCCGGTACGTCATCACCCGGCTCGGCGGGGAGCGGCTCGCCCGGGGTGCGGCGGCACGCGCCCGGACCGATGCCCTCACCCCGCGCGAACGCGAGGTGCTCGCCCTGGTGGGCGCCGGACTGTCGAACGCCGAGATCGGGCGGCGGCTGCACCTGGTCGAGGGCACGGTCAAGGGCTATGTCAGCGCGGTGCTCGACCGGTTGGGGGTGGGCAACCGGGTGCAGGCGGCGATCGTGGCCCACGAGGCCGGACTGGTCGCCGAGCCGGACCCGGGCACGGCCTGACCGCCCCTCCGCGGGCCGGCCCCGGCCACCGGTCGGCCGGCCGCGCCCGAGGAGGATGTCGCCCCACTTGGTGAGGTCCGCCCCGCCCGGTGGGGTGTCGCCCCGGCCGTGGGGTGCCGCCGCGCCCGGTGGGGTGCCGTCCTGCCCGGCGGGGTAGCCCGGGCCCCGCCCGACCGGCTGCCGTACACGCCTACACGATGGGGACGACCCGGCGCGGTGTCCGGATCTCGCGGTCGGCCGGCGCGGACCGGCTGACCGGTTTCCGTAGGGCGCCGGGCGGCGCCCGGCCGCCGCCGGACCACCCCCGCGCCCGTCTCCTGTACGGGGACCCCGCAGGGGATCCCTCAGGGCCTCTGTCA
This sequence is a window from Streptomyces pactum. Protein-coding genes within it:
- a CDS encoding response regulator, with product MRVLLADDEALVRAGVRAILAADPGIEVVAEAADGRAAVEAARAHRPDVALLDIRMPGLDGLAACEELARVAPETAVAMLTTFSEDAYVARALGGGATGFLLKSGDPYELLAGVRAVAGGGAFLSPAVARYVITRLGGERLARGAAARARTDALTPREREVLALVGAGLSNAEIGRRLHLVEGTVKGYVSAVLDRLGVGNRVQAAIVAHEAGLVAEPDPGTA